The Syntrophorhabdaceae bacterium genome has a window encoding:
- a CDS encoding (2Fe-2S)-binding protein — MKTTKVNFTINDESVTFEVRPYETLLETLRERLSLTGAKDACGMGSCGACTVIVNGIPLRSCLVLTPEVEGADITTVEGLRKDGNLHPLQEAFMEKGAVQCGFCTSGMIMTAKALLDRNRKPTKKEIVTTISSNICRCTGYKKIVEAVAEAAKKMP; from the coding sequence ATGAAGACCACGAAAGTCAATTTCACGATAAATGATGAATCGGTCACCTTCGAGGTAAGACCCTACGAGACCCTTCTGGAAACCCTTCGCGAACGGCTCTCTCTTACGGGCGCAAAGGATGCCTGCGGCATGGGTTCCTGCGGGGCCTGCACGGTCATAGTCAACGGGATACCCCTGAGGTCATGCCTCGTCCTGACCCCTGAGGTGGAAGGGGCGGATATCACGACGGTGGAAGGGCTGAGAAAGGACGGAAACCTCCACCCGCTGCAGGAGGCCTTCATGGAGAAAGGGGCGGTACAGTGCGGTTTCTGCACCTCCGGAATGATAATGACCGCAAAGGCCCTCCTCGACAGGAACAGGAAGCCGACAAAGAAAGAGATCGTCACAACGATCTCCTCCAACATCTGCCGCTGCACAGGCTACAAGAAGATCGTCGAAGCGGTGGCGGAGGCAGCGAAAAAGATGCCTTAA
- a CDS encoding xanthine dehydrogenase family protein molybdopterin-binding subunit, which yields MKDDLNIVGKRVVRSDSLAKVTGEARYTADLKFPNMLVAKVLRSPYPHAKILGIDVSRALKVPGVKAAVSGFDSYGVKWGVFRYTQDHAMLHTDKVRYIGEDVAAVAAVDEETAMEALSYIKVDYEPLPAVFDPFESMKDGAPQIHEEHKNNINIHIHIDVGEVDKAMDKAFLVREDTFKAAGEAYAMMEPYAVVASFMNGYLDLYMPNAGPHVRAKALSNMLKLPLNRVRIRHINSGGAFGGRSEVAPGDLVASLLAIKSGRPVKLILSREENATSSRQVHDIIATVKTGMKKDGTILAKDYKVIYDGGAYSSTGPIATSIPFYVYEECYRFPNVRYNGYRVFTNKGIRGMYGCHGRAFLAGNEAQMDIMAKELGIDPVDVRLRNGLRPGEVTATKSKITSCGLKETIMAASEKTNFKKRWAKPSKLKGVGMGCVAIMCGFPMGFRSGSSCYVKINDDGQVTLVTGLVDNGQGNESMVIQVASEVLGVPMKDINLVNADTEVTNLDPGAYSQAAAFVGANAVRVACENARKRIVAIAAEKLKLKEADIGLKDGAAYSVKDPDKKMPISWVVREAFFRGEPIVATGSFFPNIDFEREWVTRPWGQMAGTFSFGTSVAEVKIDGDTGKITMPRFTSAHDCGRAINPMAVEGQMEGSIQQAGVAAITEENLWDKGHLLNPNLLEYKVPLACDMPDIDTIIVSSQDPAGPFGAKEGGLTVRMNAYSAVACAVANATGELFSELPLTPDRVMKMLEGHKGVKK from the coding sequence ATGAAGGATGATCTCAATATCGTCGGAAAAAGGGTCGTGCGAAGCGATTCCCTTGCCAAGGTGACCGGCGAAGCGCGCTACACGGCCGACCTCAAGTTCCCCAACATGCTTGTGGCAAAGGTTTTAAGGAGCCCTTACCCACATGCGAAGATACTCGGGATCGACGTCAGCAGGGCCTTGAAGGTGCCGGGTGTAAAGGCTGCCGTCAGCGGTTTCGATTCCTACGGGGTCAAATGGGGTGTCTTCCGGTACACTCAGGACCATGCCATGCTCCACACCGACAAGGTGCGATACATCGGTGAGGATGTCGCCGCGGTGGCTGCCGTCGACGAGGAGACGGCGATGGAGGCACTCTCGTATATAAAGGTCGACTATGAACCTCTGCCTGCCGTCTTTGATCCCTTCGAATCGATGAAGGACGGCGCGCCGCAGATCCATGAAGAGCACAAGAACAATATCAATATCCATATCCATATAGACGTCGGCGAGGTGGACAAGGCCATGGATAAGGCCTTTCTTGTCAGGGAAGACACCTTCAAGGCGGCCGGTGAGGCCTATGCGATGATGGAGCCCTACGCCGTCGTCGCATCTTTCATGAACGGATATCTCGATCTCTATATGCCGAACGCCGGGCCGCATGTTCGTGCGAAAGCTCTGTCGAATATGCTCAAATTGCCCCTCAACCGGGTCCGCATCCGTCACATCAATTCCGGAGGCGCGTTCGGAGGACGTTCAGAGGTGGCGCCAGGTGATCTCGTCGCATCGCTTCTGGCCATTAAATCCGGCCGGCCGGTCAAGCTTATTCTCTCCCGTGAAGAGAACGCCACGAGTTCGAGACAGGTCCACGACATCATTGCCACCGTGAAAACGGGAATGAAGAAGGACGGCACGATCCTTGCCAAGGATTACAAGGTCATATATGACGGCGGAGCCTACAGTTCGACGGGGCCCATTGCCACGTCCATACCTTTTTACGTCTATGAAGAGTGCTACCGTTTCCCGAACGTCCGGTACAACGGTTACAGAGTGTTCACGAACAAAGGTATCCGCGGTATGTACGGCTGCCACGGAAGGGCCTTTCTGGCCGGGAACGAAGCGCAGATGGACATCATGGCGAAGGAACTCGGCATCGACCCGGTGGATGTGCGGCTCAGGAACGGCCTGAGACCCGGCGAGGTGACGGCGACGAAGTCGAAGATCACGAGCTGCGGCCTGAAGGAAACGATAATGGCCGCCTCGGAGAAGACCAATTTCAAGAAGAGATGGGCGAAACCGTCGAAGCTCAAGGGCGTAGGTATGGGATGCGTCGCCATTATGTGCGGTTTTCCCATGGGGTTTCGGTCGGGTTCGTCATGTTACGTCAAGATCAATGATGATGGTCAGGTAACACTGGTGACGGGACTTGTTGACAATGGCCAGGGAAATGAATCGATGGTGATCCAGGTCGCATCTGAGGTCCTTGGGGTGCCCATGAAAGACATCAATCTCGTGAACGCCGATACGGAGGTGACCAACCTTGACCCGGGTGCCTATTCACAGGCCGCCGCATTCGTGGGGGCCAATGCCGTAAGGGTTGCCTGTGAGAACGCGCGCAAACGGATCGTCGCCATAGCGGCCGAAAAACTCAAGCTAAAGGAAGCCGACATCGGCCTTAAGGACGGTGCCGCCTATTCGGTAAAGGACCCCGATAAGAAGATGCCCATATCATGGGTGGTTCGCGAGGCCTTCTTCAGGGGAGAGCCCATCGTTGCAACGGGTTCCTTCTTTCCGAACATCGATTTTGAGAGGGAGTGGGTGACAAGGCCCTGGGGACAGATGGCGGGAACTTTTTCCTTTGGTACCTCCGTCGCCGAGGTAAAGATCGACGGGGACACGGGCAAGATCACCATGCCCCGCTTCACCTCCGCCCACGACTGCGGGCGGGCCATAAACCCCATGGCCGTCGAGGGCCAGATGGAGGGTTCCATCCAGCAGGCGGGTGTGGCGGCCATCACCGAGGAAAATCTCTGGGACAAGGGGCACCTTCTCAATCCGAACCTTCTCGAATATAAGGTCCCCCTGGCCTGCGACATGCCCGATATCGACACCATCATCGTAAGCTCACAGGATCCCGCGGGGCCTTTTGGAGCGAAGGAAGGGGGTCTTACAGTGCGCATGAACGCGTATAGCGCGGTTGCCTGCGCCGTAGCAAATGCCACGGGGGAACTGTTCAGTGAATTGCCGTTGACACCTGACAGAGTAATGAAGATGCTGGAAGGTCACAAGGGGGTGAAGAAATGA
- a CDS encoding saccharopine dehydrogenase NADP-binding domain-containing protein, whose product MKVLVLGGTGGMGQGVARDLIKQERIENVILGDINTDPERVQEKLRASAKVSLVKIDVNDHAGMVGVIRGKDVVVNCAGPFYKTAVAVAKAAVEAKVNYIDICDDYEAAQILFASDIDAEAKAAGITVLTGMGSDPGTNNVLVKWYADRLDRVDEIYLYWVVSIAELAGAAWDHSLHMVLGKIPQYIDGKLVEVDGGGGEELEHFLEPLGECLISYVGHPQPITIPRYLKGVKTVVIKGALIPVWVDKLIKEQKAMGLLAGEPVDVKGGKVVPYDLALKLWDSIPKDRDNGPAASGLKVIVKGERQGKQVTYTADIVGRMAPGTGLPASIAALMMDAGEVTVKGVVAPEGCIDPDRFLAELLKRGARIHQTETIKSMFTL is encoded by the coding sequence ATGAAGGTACTGGTATTGGGAGGAACGGGAGGTATGGGTCAGGGGGTTGCGAGGGACCTGATCAAGCAGGAGCGGATAGAGAACGTCATACTCGGTGACATCAATACCGACCCTGAAAGGGTACAGGAGAAACTCCGTGCCAGTGCGAAGGTGTCTCTTGTGAAGATCGATGTCAACGATCACGCCGGCATGGTCGGTGTTATAAGAGGGAAGGATGTTGTCGTCAACTGCGCCGGGCCTTTCTACAAGACAGCCGTGGCGGTGGCGAAGGCCGCCGTGGAGGCGAAGGTCAACTATATCGACATCTGCGATGACTACGAGGCTGCCCAGATCCTCTTTGCGTCCGATATAGATGCGGAGGCGAAGGCTGCGGGAATAACCGTCCTGACAGGGATGGGGTCCGACCCGGGTACGAACAACGTCCTCGTCAAGTGGTATGCCGACAGACTGGACCGCGTCGATGAGATCTACCTGTACTGGGTGGTGAGCATCGCTGAACTTGCCGGTGCGGCATGGGACCACAGCCTCCACATGGTCCTCGGGAAGATTCCCCAGTACATCGACGGCAAACTTGTGGAAGTGGACGGCGGCGGCGGTGAAGAACTGGAACACTTCCTTGAACCGCTGGGCGAGTGTCTCATAAGCTATGTGGGCCATCCCCAGCCGATCACGATACCCCGCTACCTGAAAGGGGTGAAGACGGTTGTCATAAAAGGTGCCCTCATACCGGTGTGGGTGGACAAACTTATCAAGGAGCAGAAGGCGATGGGACTTCTCGCGGGCGAACCGGTGGATGTGAAGGGAGGCAAGGTGGTGCCCTACGACCTGGCACTCAAGCTCTGGGATTCCATCCCGAAGGACAGGGATAACGGCCCCGCGGCGTCGGGTCTCAAGGTGATCGTAAAGGGCGAACGGCAGGGAAAACAGGTGACCTATACGGCCGACATCGTCGGCAGGATGGCTCCCGGAACGGGTCTTCCCGCATCGATAGCGGCGCTCATGATGGACGCCGGCGAGGTAACGGTGAAAGGTGTCGTTGCGCCGGAAGGCTGCATCGATCCCGACCGGTTCCTTGCTGAATTGCTCAAGAGGGGCGCACGCATTCACCAGACCGAGACGATCAAGTCCATGTTTACGCTGTAA
- a CDS encoding transglutaminaseTgpA domain-containing protein: MIGISFTQLKVRTVVDVFTYLTGVLCIVAVSGHIAFSYPLVLLAAMGLSAYLEFRKIFIPRWLLTVLSVAVILYFFLRIDVQDLIGQIMEALFVLMGIKFLERKEVRDFMQIYALALFVLAGLGLMTLGMAFVAYLLVFFILLSLSLIFLTFYSQDPGLELTNSTVRTMIARCLWIPLLAIPLSAVMFVVLPRTSYPILTFLNRPDKARVGFTDNVRLGQVSDIQEDERIIFRATMERIDESSLYWRGITLDHFDGTSWKGTRKGPYIPTKTRGPVGRMISQTIYLEPYGNSYLFALDKPVHVGLRRVRKNDDLTFTMPGFIERRVRYTSLSTISNVIPEETVDLKTYLQLPANLSPLVISLAKGLAVRGDKEATAKRVLGHFSPDRFRYSLKGLPVSKNPLETFLFDSPTGNCEYFASAMAVLLRINDIPSRLVGGYRGGYYNEMGNYYLVPQKHAHVWVEAHIAGRGWVRFDPTPAGEELSSTSGMGVFLQLRMFLDTVNYYWYGIVLTYNLERQVSITRSIMSGLRKPSLSFPPFTRKALRYSSFILAGIGLMVLAWFLVTLMKQREMAVLDRFLKKLKGAGYEKKTSEGLEEFVSRIADDDLRTQCLEFVREFEKIYYEDRRFTADDLKRLDRLAGRIDVKVKNSDTAAAAG; encoded by the coding sequence ATGATAGGAATCAGTTTTACGCAACTGAAAGTGCGGACCGTTGTCGACGTCTTCACCTACCTTACCGGGGTGCTTTGCATCGTCGCCGTGTCGGGTCATATTGCGTTTTCCTATCCCCTTGTCCTTCTCGCGGCCATGGGCCTCTCGGCCTATCTCGAATTCAGGAAGATCTTCATTCCCCGATGGCTTCTGACGGTTTTATCGGTGGCGGTCATCCTGTACTTTTTCCTGCGCATCGATGTGCAGGACCTGATAGGACAGATCATGGAAGCCCTTTTTGTCCTCATGGGGATAAAGTTCCTGGAGCGCAAGGAGGTCCGCGATTTCATGCAGATATACGCACTGGCCCTCTTCGTCCTCGCCGGTCTGGGCCTCATGACCCTCGGGATGGCCTTTGTCGCCTATCTTCTTGTCTTCTTCATCCTCCTCTCCCTGTCGCTCATCTTCCTCACCTTCTATTCCCAGGACCCCGGCCTGGAACTCACGAACAGCACCGTGAGGACGATGATCGCCAGGTGCCTCTGGATACCTCTTCTGGCCATTCCCCTCTCCGCTGTGATGTTCGTCGTACTCCCGCGCACCAGCTACCCCATCCTCACCTTTCTCAACAGACCCGACAAGGCCCGGGTCGGGTTCACGGACAATGTCAGGCTCGGACAGGTCTCCGATATCCAGGAAGATGAGAGGATCATCTTCAGGGCCACCATGGAGCGGATCGACGAGTCCTCGCTTTACTGGAGGGGCATCACCCTCGACCATTTCGACGGAACCTCGTGGAAAGGCACCCGCAAGGGCCCCTATATCCCGACAAAGACCCGGGGGCCCGTCGGGAGGATGATAAGCCAGACGATCTATCTCGAGCCGTATGGGAACTCTTACCTTTTCGCCCTCGATAAACCCGTCCATGTCGGTCTTAGAAGGGTCAGAAAGAATGATGATCTTACATTCACCATGCCGGGCTTTATAGAAAGGCGGGTCCGCTATACCAGCCTGTCAACCATCTCCAATGTCATACCCGAGGAGACCGTCGATCTGAAGACCTACCTCCAGCTTCCGGCAAACCTTTCGCCGCTCGTCATATCCCTCGCCAAAGGGCTTGCTGTCAGGGGCGACAAGGAAGCCACGGCGAAACGGGTTCTCGGCCATTTCAGCCCCGACAGGTTCAGGTACTCCCTCAAGGGCCTCCCCGTGTCAAAGAACCCCCTGGAGACCTTTCTTTTCGATTCCCCCACGGGCAATTGTGAATATTTCGCATCGGCAATGGCCGTCCTCCTGCGTATAAATGATATCCCCTCGCGCCTTGTCGGAGGGTACCGCGGCGGCTACTACAATGAGATGGGAAACTACTACCTCGTTCCCCAGAAACATGCCCATGTATGGGTTGAAGCCCATATCGCCGGCAGGGGGTGGGTCCGCTTCGACCCCACACCCGCAGGGGAGGAGTTGTCATCCACCTCCGGCATGGGGGTCTTCCTTCAGCTCCGGATGTTCCTGGACACGGTCAATTACTACTGGTACGGAATAGTGCTCACCTACAATCTCGAGAGGCAGGTCTCCATCACGAGAAGCATCATGTCGGGACTGAGAAAGCCATCTCTCTCCTTTCCCCCTTTCACGAGGAAAGCTCTGCGATACTCGTCGTTCATCCTGGCCGGCATCGGTCTCATGGTCCTCGCATGGTTTCTCGTCACCTTGATGAAGCAGCGGGAAATGGCGGTGCTCGACCGTTTTCTGAAGAAGCTCAAGGGGGCAGGGTATGAAAAGAAGACATCGGAAGGTCTCGAAGAATTCGTCTCGCGAATCGCCGATGACGATCTCAGGACACAGTGCCTGGAATTTGTCCGGGAATTCGAGAAGATCTATTACGAGGACAGGCGATTTACGGCGGACGACCTGAAAAGATTGGACCGTCTCGCCGGGCGCATCGATGTAAAGGTGAAGAACTCAGACACAGCCGCCGCTGCCGGGTAA
- a CDS encoding FAD binding domain-containing protein: protein MILPQFEYKKARSVADAVALYKKQKGKARYLAGGTDLIPLIKLRLLTPRAVIDIKGIEDLKAVSSRGGSLSVGAGVTLFDLKNNPLTAGYFPALHESLEATACETLQMRGTLGGNILQDTRCLEHNQSLEWRTARGFCVKTGGRECNVVKGAKMCFANYCSDNASSLITLSAQVKLVGPGGDRTVKLENLFTGDGRMPFALEDGEILTHILIPMKKTRGAYEKLRVRESMDYPLVGVAVSVIATRARVCVGGVGAAPRLYVLKDITDAASIRELAEKASADAKPVPNATVSAPYRKKMVGVLLKRAVKRALEGGKR from the coding sequence ATGATCCTGCCACAGTTTGAATACAAGAAAGCTCGGAGCGTGGCCGACGCGGTCGCCCTCTACAAGAAACAGAAAGGAAAGGCGCGTTACCTTGCAGGCGGAACGGACCTGATACCGCTCATCAAGCTCAGGTTGTTGACGCCGAGGGCAGTTATCGACATAAAAGGAATTGAGGACCTCAAGGCTGTTTCCTCCCGCGGCGGATCGCTCTCGGTGGGTGCCGGCGTTACACTCTTCGACCTTAAGAACAACCCCCTGACGGCGGGGTATTTTCCTGCGCTCCATGAATCGCTGGAGGCCACGGCCTGCGAAACACTCCAGATGCGCGGCACCCTGGGCGGGAATATTCTTCAGGACACACGGTGCCTGGAACACAACCAGTCTCTCGAATGGCGCACGGCAAGAGGCTTCTGCGTCAAGACGGGAGGCAGGGAGTGCAATGTCGTCAAGGGAGCGAAGATGTGTTTTGCGAATTATTGCAGCGACAACGCCTCATCCCTGATCACCCTTTCGGCTCAGGTGAAGCTCGTTGGCCCAGGCGGTGACCGCACGGTGAAACTTGAAAACCTGTTCACTGGCGACGGCAGGATGCCTTTTGCCCTTGAGGATGGCGAGATCCTGACACACATACTTATCCCCATGAAGAAGACCAGGGGCGCCTATGAGAAATTGCGGGTCCGGGAATCCATGGATTATCCCCTCGTCGGTGTTGCCGTTTCGGTGATCGCCACAAGGGCCAGGGTTTGTGTGGGAGGCGTGGGTGCTGCCCCCCGGCTGTATGTCCTCAAGGATATCACTGATGCGGCCTCCATCCGGGAATTGGCCGAAAAGGCGTCGGCTGATGCGAAGCCGGTGCCGAATGCTACGGTCTCGGCTCCTTACCGGAAGAAAATGGTGGGTGTCCTCTTAAAGCGGGCCGTCAAAAGAGCTCTCGAGGGGGGTAAACGATGA
- a CDS encoding phosphatidylglycerol lysyltransferase domain-containing protein: protein MRTVPRFPVFKPIELGDRQAVTDILQGYRPVTSELTFTNLFIWRKHFDLQWSVHKDWLCIIGKEDVCPRFAMGPVGPPGRADIVRLILEWLKENMGEAEPCIERADERLAVELSDMSGFVVEERREHFDYVYLAQDLIDLAGSRYRTKRNHINQFHRACGSYTYEDLDDRHIDACLALQEKWCLLRRCEEDLNLQGEWDATKEILMNYRALDTAGAVIIVDAEVRGFTLGESMGDDMTVIHIEKADPEIPGLYQLINQQFCARRWRNFRFINREQDLGIQGLRDAKLSYGPDHFIKKYRIMLKGDG, encoded by the coding sequence ATGCGGACTGTCCCTCGGTTTCCTGTATTCAAGCCCATCGAGCTTGGGGACAGGCAGGCTGTCACTGACATCTTACAGGGGTATCGGCCCGTAACGTCGGAACTCACCTTTACGAACCTTTTCATATGGAGAAAACATTTCGACCTGCAATGGTCGGTCCACAAAGACTGGCTGTGTATCATCGGCAAGGAGGACGTGTGCCCAAGGTTTGCCATGGGGCCCGTTGGGCCGCCGGGGCGTGCGGATATCGTCAGGCTCATTCTGGAATGGCTCAAGGAGAACATGGGCGAGGCAGAGCCCTGCATTGAGCGCGCCGACGAGAGGCTTGCCGTTGAGTTGTCGGACATGTCGGGATTCGTGGTGGAGGAAAGACGGGAACATTTTGATTATGTTTACCTGGCGCAGGACCTCATAGATCTGGCTGGCAGCAGGTACAGGACGAAACGCAACCATATCAACCAGTTTCATCGCGCTTGCGGATCTTATACGTATGAAGACCTCGACGACCGGCACATTGACGCATGCCTCGCGCTTCAGGAAAAATGGTGCCTTCTGAGGCGGTGTGAGGAGGATCTCAACCTGCAGGGGGAATGGGACGCAACAAAAGAGATCCTCATGAACTATCGTGCCCTGGATACGGCGGGGGCTGTTATTATCGTGGACGCGGAGGTCCGGGGCTTTACACTTGGCGAGTCGATGGGAGATGACATGACGGTGATCCACATAGAAAAGGCCGATCCCGAGATACCCGGTCTCTACCAGCTTATCAATCAGCAGTTCTGCGCCAGGCGATGGCGGAATTTCAGGTTCATCAATCGGGAACAGGACCTCGGGATACAGGGGCTCAGGGACGCCAAGCTTTCCTACGGCCCGGACCATTTCATTAAAAAATACAGGATCATGTTGAAAGGAGACGGATAG
- a CDS encoding DUF58 domain-containing protein, which yields MSISGVFGKTNLSKLDLSIEFPQEVYAGSQVPVKITIHNRRRFLPAFLIGLNAERISALLPFTPSKGASSLYASVTFHERGLHTIEDPHVYSVYPFNFFTRFKKLHRRYTITVLPKLKACDLTSLYRKERQSRGEKMSEKIGYDSDIVSIREYVRGDPIKYIHWKATAKTGKLKTKEHSSLSYRPIIIEFDKVLIGDIEERISCVAYTIVQLLKSNVPVGLKINDHLYPPDVTGTHRMNMLRELAVYEKDR from the coding sequence ATGAGCATTTCAGGGGTCTTCGGGAAGACGAACCTGTCAAAGCTGGACCTGTCCATCGAGTTCCCGCAGGAGGTGTACGCGGGAAGCCAGGTCCCCGTCAAGATAACAATCCACAACCGCCGCAGATTCCTGCCTGCCTTCCTCATCGGCCTTAATGCCGAAAGGATCTCGGCGCTTCTGCCCTTCACCCCGAGCAAAGGCGCCTCATCGCTTTACGCCAGTGTGACCTTTCACGAACGGGGTCTTCATACCATCGAAGACCCCCACGTGTACTCTGTATATCCCTTCAATTTCTTCACGCGGTTCAAGAAATTGCACCGGCGGTACACAATAACTGTTCTCCCGAAATTGAAGGCATGCGACCTGACTAGCCTCTACCGAAAGGAGCGACAATCAAGGGGAGAAAAGATGTCCGAAAAGATAGGCTACGATTCGGATATCGTTTCCATCAGGGAATATGTTCGAGGCGACCCCATCAAGTACATCCATTGGAAAGCGACGGCCAAAACGGGCAAGCTCAAAACAAAGGAGCATTCGTCGCTGTCGTACCGGCCCATTATTATCGAATTCGACAAGGTCCTCATCGGGGACATCGAAGAGCGCATATCCTGCGTCGCCTATACGATCGTTCAGCTCCTGAAGAGCAACGTGCCCGTGGGCCTTAAGATAAACGATCACCTCTACCCCCCCGACGTGACGGGGACACACAGGATGAATATGCTGAGGGAGCTGGCGGTGTATGAAAAAGACCGGTGA
- a CDS encoding MoxR family ATPase, with translation MDSKDLAIGLDVNKIRHITDSLSMYLQGKEKPLGLSLISFFSRGHLLIEDLPGLGKTTLAIGIAKSLGLTFGRIQCTSDLLPTDITGLSIYNKTSGDFEFHPGPIFNNIVLCDEINRATPKTQSALLEAMEEKQVTIEGKTYKLPRLFCVIATQNPAEQFGTFPLPESQLDRFMMKISIGYPSRQAEKEILKIGSKRENIYDIEPVVSQDEVSRIQEEISRSIHVSDKILEYTLSIIQETRTSEYLSAGLSTRGALTIVNTARTNAFFRDRSFVIPEDIRDLVEYTIPHRVIFREEYENLNRREIIRSIVDAVPTPL, from the coding sequence ATGGACAGCAAGGATCTCGCCATTGGATTGGACGTCAATAAGATCCGACACATTACCGATTCCCTCTCGATGTATCTGCAGGGCAAGGAAAAACCCCTCGGGCTGTCGCTTATCTCCTTCTTCTCCCGTGGCCATCTGCTCATAGAAGACCTGCCCGGCCTGGGAAAGACGACTCTCGCCATCGGGATCGCGAAATCCCTGGGGCTCACATTCGGCCGGATCCAGTGCACCAGCGACCTTCTGCCCACGGACATCACCGGTCTGTCGATATACAACAAGACGTCGGGAGATTTTGAGTTCCATCCCGGGCCCATCTTCAACAACATCGTCCTCTGCGACGAGATCAACCGTGCAACCCCGAAAACACAGAGCGCCCTCCTCGAAGCCATGGAGGAAAAGCAGGTCACCATCGAAGGCAAGACGTACAAACTCCCCCGGCTTTTCTGCGTCATAGCGACACAAAACCCGGCGGAGCAGTTCGGGACCTTCCCTCTTCCCGAATCACAGCTCGACCGCTTCATGATGAAGATAAGCATCGGTTATCCCTCGCGGCAGGCCGAGAAGGAGATCCTCAAGATCGGCAGCAAAAGGGAAAACATATACGATATCGAGCCCGTCGTCAGCCAGGACGAGGTGTCGCGCATTCAGGAAGAGATATCCCGCAGCATCCACGTCTCCGACAAGATCCTCGAATATACCCTTTCAATCATACAGGAAACGAGAACGAGCGAATACCTCTCGGCCGGACTCTCGACGAGAGGAGCGCTTACCATCGTCAATACCGCAAGGACCAACGCCTTCTTCCGTGACAGGAGCTTCGTTATACCCGAGGATATCAGGGACCTCGTGGAATACACCATTCCTCACCGGGTCATCTTCAGGGAGGAATACGAGAACCTCAATAGAAGGGAGATTATACGATCAATCGTAGACGCGGTTCCCACACCCCTGTAA
- a CDS encoding aminotransferase class III-fold pyridoxal phosphate-dependent enzyme: MKEVPKLNITRSVELFEEAKTLVPGGVLGARKPGDFIMGEYPIFLDHGKGCRLTDVDGNEFIDFLCGYGPIILGYREDEVDDAVIRQVKDKGFCFSLTQPYQNELAKKLNRLVPSAELSIFLKTGSDATTAAIRIARAYTGRVKVIRCGYHGWHDWCVEMKGGIPEKFYEDVHEFHYNDLDMVEDLMKKHGDQTAAIIMTPFGHPLHQKMQLPKPGFLEGVRKLADTYGAVLVYDEVRTCFRLRMGGAQELYGVKPDLTVLGKGMANGYAISVVTGKTDVMMAAASKLFISSTFFPNSEGYIAALKTIEIMEREKVLDQIWDKGERMMKRIQGIIDKYDNTGAELTGVAPMFHVTFTKGDPGTQRDRRTDFYTQMIRRGFFFTPHHHAYISYRHTEEDLDLTVQAMDESMAYVSEKY, encoded by the coding sequence ATGAAAGAGGTCCCGAAATTGAACATAACGAGGAGCGTAGAGCTTTTCGAAGAGGCGAAGACCCTGGTTCCCGGCGGGGTGCTGGGGGCGAGAAAGCCCGGAGATTTCATCATGGGAGAATACCCCATTTTCCTCGACCACGGAAAAGGCTGTCGTCTTACCGATGTTGACGGGAACGAGTTTATCGATTTTCTCTGCGGCTATGGGCCGATCATCCTCGGTTACAGGGAAGATGAGGTTGACGACGCGGTCATACGGCAGGTCAAGGATAAAGGGTTCTGCTTCAGTCTCACCCAACCTTATCAGAACGAGCTGGCAAAAAAGCTCAATAGACTTGTCCCGTCGGCGGAACTGAGCATTTTCCTCAAAACAGGTTCGGATGCCACAACGGCAGCCATCCGCATCGCCAGGGCCTACACGGGACGGGTAAAGGTCATTCGCTGCGGGTATCACGGTTGGCATGACTGGTGCGTGGAAATGAAGGGAGGCATCCCGGAAAAGTTCTATGAGGACGTCCACGAATTCCACTACAACGACCTCGATATGGTCGAGGACCTGATGAAGAAGCACGGAGACCAGACGGCGGCCATTATTATGACCCCTTTCGGCCATCCGCTTCACCAGAAGATGCAGCTGCCGAAACCCGGTTTTCTCGAAGGAGTGAGGAAGCTTGCGGACACCTATGGCGCGGTCCTCGTTTATGACGAAGTGCGCACGTGTTTCAGACTCAGGATGGGCGGTGCGCAGGAGCTATATGGGGTCAAACCCGATCTTACGGTTCTGGGGAAGGGCATGGCGAACGGCTATGCGATAAGTGTTGTTACGGGGAAAACGGATGTCATGATGGCTGCGGCGTCGAAGCTTTTTATCTCATCCACGTTCTTTCCCAACAGCGAGGGCTACATCGCCGCCCTCAAGACCATCGAGATCATGGAACGCGAGAAGGTTCTCGACCAGATATGGGACAAAGGCGAGCGCATGATGAAGAGGATCCAGGGCATCATTGACAAATATGATAATACCGGGGCGGAACTGACAGGCGTGGCCCCCATGTTCCACGTGACTTTCACAAAGGGCGACCCCGGAACACAGAGAGACAGGCGGACCGATTTCTACACCCAGATGATCCGCAGAGGCTTCTTCTTCACGCCCCATCACCATGCATATATCAGCTACAGGCATACGGAAGAGGATCTGGACCTGACGGTGCAGGCAATGGATGAATCCATGGCCTACGTGAGCGAGAAATATTAA